A genomic region of Streptomyces sp. R33 contains the following coding sequences:
- a CDS encoding phage tail protein: protein MPELVQTFRFRVRLTRSATPGRTAEPPPVIPRPPSEAAAPGPAAVGPGTADRAPDRLGDGGFQECAGLALEADVREYLQGGANDEVVRRVGRVRLQPLVLKRGMLIAADGGSADTSLWDWLHGMVAGGAPVPRYDGDVEVLDPAGRRVVAHWTFVRGLPLKITGPTLNARTGEIAVEELHIAHEGLRLERTP from the coding sequence GTGCCCGAGCTCGTGCAGACCTTCAGGTTCCGGGTGCGCCTCACGCGCAGCGCCACGCCCGGCCGGACCGCCGAGCCCCCTCCCGTCATCCCCCGGCCGCCCTCCGAGGCCGCCGCGCCCGGTCCCGCGGCGGTCGGCCCCGGCACGGCGGACCGGGCCCCCGACCGGCTCGGCGACGGCGGGTTCCAGGAATGCGCCGGACTGGCCCTGGAGGCGGACGTACGCGAGTACCTGCAAGGCGGCGCGAACGACGAAGTGGTGCGCCGGGTGGGGCGGGTCAGGCTCCAGCCGCTCGTCCTCAAACGGGGCATGCTCATCGCCGCCGACGGGGGGAGCGCCGACACGAGCCTGTGGGACTGGCTGCACGGCATGGTCGCCGGCGGCGCCCCGGTCCCGCGGTACGACGGCGACGTGGAGGTGCTCGACCCCGCGGGCCGACGGGTCGTCGCGCACTGGACGTTCGTCCGGGGCCTGCCGCTGAAGATCACCGGACCGACGCTCAACGCCCGTACGGGGGAGATAGCCGTGGAGGAACTGCACATCGCCCACGAGGGCCTGCGCCTGGAGCGGACCCCGTGA